The genomic segment GGATGCTTTTAAGGAAAAGAAAAAAGCATTTAAGGAAAAAGAAGATGTCTTAAAAGAAAAAAAGAAAGCAGATGAAAAAATCAAATCTTTAATGATGCTGTTAAAAGAAAAAGGTATTGAGATTCCAGATGAAAGATAAAATAGACCCTCTGATAGACTGTGTTTTCAAATCTATACTTGGCAGTGAAAAAAATAAGAACCTTTTAATCCATTTTCTAAATGCAGTTCTTGAATTAAAAAAAGGCGAGCGTATTTACGATGCTGCAATACTGAATCCTTATAATGAACGTGAATTTACAGGTGATAAACTGAGCGTTGTTGATGTTAAGGCAAAAGATGAAAAAGGCAGCATGTATCAGATAGAGGTTCAGCTTGCGATTCATGCAGATATTAAAGCCAGAATGCTTTAGACCTGGAGTACTGTTTACCGCTCACAAATGGAAAAAGGCAAAGATTACGAGAAGTTAAAGCCAGCTATTTCAATCTGGATTCTTGATAAAAACCTGTTTCAAGATGTTGATTCATGTCATCTGCCGTTTTCAGTTTATAATCCTGAAAACAAGATTATTCTTACAGACCATCTTTCAATCCATGTGATTCAAGTGCCAAAATGGAAGCATAAAGGCAAGATAGACAATGAAAAAGACCGGTGGATTTATCTTTTTAAAGAAGGCAGAAACACAGACCCTGAAAATCCGCCTGAAATATTAAATACAAAAGAAATGAGGCAGGTCATGCAGGTATTAAAAGATTTTTCGGAAAATCAAAGAAATTATCTTCTCTATCAAAGCCGGCGTGAGGCTATTATTAAGGAAAACACCATTATAAAAAGATATGAAGAAAAAGCTGAAGAATTGAAGAAAGCTTTAAAAGAAAAAAAGAAAGCATTTAAGGACAGAGAGGATGCTTTAAAAGAAAAAGAAGATGCCTTAAAAGAAAAAAAGAAAGCAGATGAAAAAATCAAATCTTTAATGATGCTGTTAAAAGAAAAAGGTATTGAGATTTCAGATGAAAGATAAAATAGACCCTCTGATAGACTGTGTTTTCAAATCTATACTTGGCAGTGAAAAAAATAAGAACCTTTTAATCCATTTTCTAAATGCAGTTCTTGAATTAAAAAAAGGCGAGCGTATTTACGATGCTGCGATACTGAATCCTTATAATGAACGTGAATTTACAGGTGATAAACTGAGCGTTGTTGATGTTAAGGCAAAAGATGAAAAAGGCAGCATGTATCAGATAGAAGTTCAGCTTGCGATTCATGCAGATATTAAAGCCAGAATGCTTTATACCTGGAGTACTGTTTACCGCTCACAAATGGAAAAAGGCGAAGATTACGAGAAGTTAAAGCCAGCTATTTCAATCTGGATTCTTGATAAAAACCTGTTTCAAGATGTTGATTCATGCCATCTGCCGTTTTTAGTTTATAATCCTGAAAACAAGATTATTCTTACAGATCATCTTTCAATCCATGTGATTCAAGTGCCAAAATGGAAACATAAAGGCAAGATAGACAATGAAAAAGACCGGTGGATTTATCTTTTTAAAGAAGGCAGAAACACAGACCCTGAAAATCCGCCTGAAATATTAAATACAAAAGAAATGAGGCAGGTCATGCAGGTATTAAAAGATTTTTCGGAAAATCAAAGAAATTATCTTCTCTATCAAAGCCGGCGTGAGGCTATTATTAAGGAAAACACCATTATAAAAAGATATGAAGAAAAAGCTGAAGAATTGAAGAAAGCTTTAAAGGAAAAAGAAGATGCCTTAAAAGAAAAAAAGAAAGCAGATGAAAAAATCAAATCTTTAATGATGCTGTTAAAAGAAAAAGGTATTGAGATTCCAGATGAAAGATAAAATAGACCCTCTGATAGACTGTGTTTTCAAATCTATACTTGGCAGTGAAAAAAATAAGAACCTTTTAATCCATTTTCTAAATGCAGTTCTTGAATTAAAAAAAGGCGAGCGTATTTACGATGCTGCGATACTGAATCCTTATAATGAACGTGAATTTACAGGTGATAAACTGAGCGTTGTTGATGTTAAGGCAAAGGATGAAAAAGGCAGCATGTATCAGATAGAGGTTCAGCTTGCGATTCATGCAGATATTAAAGCCAGAATGCTTTATACCTGGAGTACTGTTTACCGCTCACAAATGGAAAAAGGCGAAGATTACGAGAAGTTAAAACCAGCTATTTCAATCTGGATTCTTGATAAAAACCTGTTTCAAGATGTTGATTCATGCCATCTGCCGTTTTCAGTTTATAATCCTGAAAACAAGATTATTCTTACAGACCATCTTTCAATCCATGTGATTCAAGTGCCAAAATGGAAACATAAAGACAAGATAGACAATGAAAAAGACCGGTGGATTTATCTTTTTAAAGAAGGCAGAAACACAGACCCTGAAAATCCGCCTGAAATATTAAACACAAAAGAAATGAGGCAGGTCATGCAGGTATTAAAAGATTTTTCGGAAAATCAAAGAAATTATCTTCTCTATCAAAGCCGGCGTGAAGCTATTATTAAGGAAAACACCATTATAAAAAGATATGAAGAAAAAGCTGAAGAATTGAAGAAAGCTTTAAAAGAAAAAAAGAAAGCTTTTAAGGATAGAGAGGATGCTTTTAAGGAAAAGGAAAAAGCATTTAAGGAAAAAGAAAATGCCTTAAAAGAAAAAAAGAAAGCAGATGAAAAAATCAAATCTTTAATGATGCTGTTAAAAGAAAAAGGTATTGAGATTCCAGATGAAAGATAAAATAGACCCTCTGATAGACTGTGTTTTCAAATCTATACTTGGCAGTGAAAAAAATAAGAACCTTTTAATCCATTTTCTAAATGCAGTTCTTGAATTAAAAAAAGGTGAGCGTATTTAGACAATGAAAAAGACCGGTGGATTTATCTTTTTAAAGAAGGCAGAAACACAGACCCTGAAAATCCGCCTGAAATATTAAACACAAAAGAAATGAGGCAGGTCATGCAGGTATTAAAAGATTTTTCGGAAAATCAAAGAAATTATCTTCTCTATCAAAGCCGGCGTGAGGCTATTATTAAGGAAAACACCATTATAAAAAGATATGAAGAAAAAGCTGAAGAATTGAAGAAAGCTTTAAAAGAAAAAAAGAAAGCTTTTAAGGACAGAGAAGATGCCTTAAAAGAAAAAAAGAAAGCAGATGAAAAAATCAAATCTTTAATGATGCTGTTAAAAGAAAAAGGTATTGAGATTCCAGATGAAAGATAAAATAGACCCTCTGATAGACTGTGTTTTCAAATCTATACTTGGCAGTGAAAAAAATAAGAACCTTTTAATCCATTTTCTAAATGCAGTTCTTGAATTAAAAAAAGGCGAGCGTATTTACGATGCTGCGATACTGAATCCTTATAATGAACGTGAATTTACAGGTGATAAACTGAGCGTTGTTGATGTTAAGGCAAAGGATGAAAAAGGCAGCATGTATCAGATAGAGGTTCAGCTTGCGATTCATGCAGATATTAAAGCCAGAATGCTTTATACCTGGAGTACTGTTTACCGTTCACAAATGGAAAAAGGCGAAGATTACGAGAAGTTAAAGCCAGCTATTTCAATCTGGATTCTTGATAAAAACCTGTTTCAAGATGTTGATTCATGCCATCTGCCGTTTTTAGTTTATAATCCTGAAAACAAGATTATTTTTACAGATCATCTTTCAATCCATGTAATTCAACTGCCAAAATGGAAGCATAAAGGCAAGATAGACAATGAAAAAGACCGGTGGATTTATCTTTTTAAAGAAGGCAGAAACACAGACCCTGAAAATCCGCCTGAAATATTAAATACAAAAGAAATGAGGCAGGTCATGCAGGTATTAAAAGATTTTTCGGAAAATCAAAGAAATTATCTTCTCTATCAAAGCCGGCGTGAGGCTATTATTAAGGAAAACACCATTATAAAAAGATATGAAGAAACAGCTGAAGAATTGAAGAAAGCTTTAAAAGAAAAAAAGAAAGCATTTAAGGACAGAGAGGATGCATTTAAGGAAAAGGAAAAAGCATTTAAGGACAGAGAGGATGCATTTAAGGAAAAAGAAGATGCCTTAAAAGAAAAAAAGAAAGCAGATGAAAAAATCAAATCTTTAATGATGCTGTTAAAAGAAAAAGGTATTGAGATTCCAGATGAAAGATAAAATCAAACTTTTTCAAGCAAATACAAAGCTGTATGAGGGACAGATTCATGTGTCAGTTAAATTTTAATGATAAATCACTCAATCCTTACATGCTCAGAAAGCCTGCTTTCAATATTATTCTGGGATACTGACTTTATGAATAGATAATCGCCTTTCTGCATGGATATATGTTTTGGAATACTTATGGAATTTTCCCCTGTTACTGCAATAAGATGAACCGCATCTTCAAAAGATTTGCCGTCAATGATGTCCTGATTATTTGCCGTATAAACCGTGTATTTCCAGTAATCCTGTTTTGAGCCGGGTTTATCCCATTTTAGTATTATGCTGTTATTTTCAATTGATATGCTTACATTCCCTGGAGCATCAGGTATTAAATTCTGAAGCCAGGGCATGGAAGGGGGAAGGGCTGGGGTTGCGTAAAACCCTTTTGCCAGCATGTTTTTGAATTCATCTGTTCCAAGAATTTTATTTTGAATATTAACAGCTCTGTACAAGGTATTGCCAAGAACATTTATACTCCTGTTTTCCCTGTTTAAATTAATTTGATCAAGAATATCTTGCGAAGATTCAGGTTTTGCAGTCAGACCTGTATTTTGACCAGGTTTGACATAAAATACAATCTGTCCTGGATATATGTGCCTTTGAGCCTGCTTCACCTTTTGACCCCACCAGGAAAGCAGTTTTTCATAATCAGGGCTGCTCCCAATCTTCCAGTATAATTGAGGAGCCAGGTAGTCAATGCTCCTGTTCTCAAGCCAGGCAAGGGCATCACTGTAAATTGTATCATATGCACTCATTCCATTTATGCCTTTCGGCATATTTTTCTGCCAGACACCAAAAGGGCTTACTCCAAATCGTACATGCTTTTTTATTTTTTTAATACGCTCATTTACCTGTTTTACAAGCTGGTTCACATTCTGGCGGCGCCAGTCCTGTATTGAAATATCCCCTTTTTTGTATTTTTTATATGTTTCACTGTCTTCCCATGTTATCCCATTAAAATCTTTAAAAGGATAGGGGTAAAACATATCATCAAAATGAATCCCGTCAACATTATATTTTGTTACAATATCTTGGGTAATACTGGATAGATAATCTATAACTTCAGGAATCCCGGGATTGAGCATTTTATAGCATTTGCTGTTATTCGACATCCTGATATTGAGAATCCATTCGGGCCTGGTTTTGGAGATGTGATTATGTGCATTTGGCAGGCTGCTGCTGCATTTTATTGAAATATTTACTCGATATGGATTAATCCAGGCATGAAGCTCCATGCCCCTTTTATGTGCTTCATTTATTATAAACTCAAGAGGATCATATCCAGGATCAATGCCCTGGGTTCCTGTCAGCTGCCTTGACCAGGGTTCTATATCCGATTTATACAGGGCATCGCCTTCAACCCTTGCATGGAAGATAACAGCATTAAAATTAAGAGCCTTGAATTCATCAAGCATTTTAATTAAAGACTGTTTTTGAGCAGCCGGTTTTTTTTGATTTCCAGGCCAGTCTATGTAGCTGATCCACACTGCCCTGAATTCCCTTTCAGGATTTGTTGACAACTTTGCCTGAATATTAAATTCCGAGGCATTTAATTTTATATGCCTTTTTTTTGAATGGGAATAGAGTGTATCAATAAGAGACTGAAAGGAATTTGAATCCTTTAATTTCATTGAAAATGTCTGCTCATATCTGTCAGGATCGCTTACCAGAACCGGGATTCCAGGATTTTTTATTATTTCCGGTGTAATTGCATGATCTGAAATAATTTTTTCAATATCATCAAAATCCTTTTTTTCAGCACTTATTTTAAAACTGCATGAAACAATATGATCAGATACTGCTTTTTTTTGCAAAGAGACTTTAACAGATTCTGGTACAGTCCCGGGTTTTACAGAAAATTCCAAAGGTAAAAAAAGATCATGAAATCCAGGAGCTTTGAAATGAAAGGTATGTTTTCCAGTGCCCATAATGTTTTCAGTTTTCTGCTCCTGGTCAAGTATCTCTTTCTGCCCTCCAAAAGATTCTTTAACCTTTTGTTTTTTTAAGTTGAGCTGATTAACAATATAGGATAATTCAACATCAAGGGGGGTTTTTCCTGCATATTTGCCGTCAACCCATAAAAAAGCAGGAGGGGTACTTACAATCTTTACCTCCTGTTTTTGAGGAAAACTGATAAAACTGTCATAAATCCATTTATCTTCCCAGTATATTTTTGAGCATCCTGGAAAAGAAATTATAGCTATTATTAAAAACAATAAGATTTTTTTAAGATATGCCAAAATTATTATTCAAATCCTTTCATAATAACAATCGTGTTTTCCCTCATTATGTTGAAAAGGAGGCTGAATGAAAAACGCATCACACCATGAAATAATAAGGGGGTTGGCTAAAATCAGAAGGCTGAGAAGGCTATTTCTATTCATCCTTTTTTCATTTTTCCCGATCCTGGTTTTTACAATGTCATATATTGAGTACTCAGGTACCTGGTTTCCAATCATTCTTCCATTCTTCTTGTTTTTTTTCGGGATGTTTATCCAGAATAGATTACATAAACAAAAATGCCCTAAATGCAATTCTTTCTTTTTTGTCCAAACCATTACCAAAGACAGATATACACCATACAGCAGCATCAGCTTTCCACCTCAGAAAAAATGTCAAAACTGCGGACTTGTTTTGTACTATTAAAGAACATATATTGATGGCAATTTCATCAGTTTTAGCTGGGATAAAAGTAAACCCCGACACAGCAGGAATGGCCCACACAGGAGCAGACTGGCTGGCAGGTGCAGGTGTATGTATCGCACCCTGAAACCGGGTTGCATGAACAGGCATTTGTGCTGCAGACACTGTCGCAGGTGCATACCATGTGGCAGCTGCATGAGCTTACAGGTACGCATGAACACACAGAATGACAGGAGCAGGTTCCTTCTCCAGGGGCTGCTTCATCAGGGGACATTATCTGTATTTCCTTATCCGGGATTTTAATTTCAGCAGATGCCAGTATTTTAGGTTCCTGCTGTGATGTCCCGGTTCTTTTTATCCGGTCTTTTGGTTTATTCATTTTGTTTCTCCTTGGGGTTTTTACCTGGTTGAAAATTATTCATCAAGGGATTGTAATAGGTTCCTTCCAGCAGGCTTATGAGCCGCGTGCGCGTAAGCTGGCGATTTAATTCACACCGGCCGTGTCCCCGGTTCCCTTTATAATCCGTATGCCCCAGCTTCAAAGGGCAGTCTCCTGCACAATGCCATCTTGCAAAACAGTCCTGGCAGAAGGGAAGATTATTTACAGTCAGGGAATGCAGAAATTCCCGCTTGTTATTGTCAATAAACAGGTTTCCTTTATTATCAATCCTTCCCAGGAAAAAGGTTTCTGATTTTGGGTCATCTAACGAGGTTATTTCATAACAGGTTGTAATATGGCCGCTGCAGGTAACAGCAAAATTATCATTGGAAACACCGCAGAAAGAATCTGTAAGGGTTTCAAGCCTGGATCCTGAATAGGTAAAAAACATATTATATTCCCTGGATTTTGATTCGCATTTGCGGAAACTGGATTCAAACAGTTTAAGATCAGGCATAAGGCTGCTGCTTGTCTTGCATCTTCCGCAGAAAAAAAGGGGTTCAAAATGAACCTGCCTGGATTTATAGTTTTCAGCAATATAATCCATGCTTTCTTCCATTATTTCAACATTATATGAACTTATGGTGTTTCGGATTCCATATTGAAAATCATGGTCGTCAAGAAATTTCATAGTATTATTTACAAATTCAAAGCTTCCTTTTTTTCCCGGCATGGGCCTGTGGTAATCCTGGACATGGGGAAGCCCGTCAAAGGATATGTTCAGGTTTTTGAAATGTTTGATTATCCATTCCAGCTTTTTTTCGCTTAACACCCCGTTTGTTGCAGAAAATACAGATAACTCAAGCCCTTTTTTTTCGCACTGTTCTTTGGCATATTCAACAGTCCTGCGTATAAAATCCCAGGGCAGAAGAGGTTCTCCCCCTCCATGAAATCCCAGGTTCAAGGTTTTCCTGTTTAATTGTCCGAGATTATTTATTACCAGGTCAACAGATCCTTTTGCACAGGAAAAATCCATAAACTCAGGAGGCTTATCCCCTGCTGAAGCATAGCAGTATCTGCATCTGAGGTTGCATTGATTTGTTGGAAACAGTGTAACCATAGCTGGTGTAAATTTTTCAGGCAGGGATTTTGAAAGGGTAATCTCTTTTGAGCCGTTTAAAACTCCCTTTTGAGCAAGATAATCAAGTGCTGCCTTTTGCTCATGGTTTAAGGCTGCTATGTCAAGCGTATCCAGTTGTGCAAGCAGGTTAATCATATCATGGTTTACAGCACATACAAAACCCAGCTTTGGTGCGTATAAAACCTGGAGATCGTCTTTATAATCAAGGGTAAAAAGATCGCAGGTTATTTTATATTTATCCGGCATTTTTAATACCTGAAACCTTAACAATCATTTTATTGCCATAATAGATTAATTTTGCATCTTCAAATTCATGAAGCAGGGCAGAAACCTTTTTTTGCGAGAGTTCCCTGGATATATTATGTTTTGACGCAATAGCCTGTATTATCGAGGTTATTGAGCCTTGCTTTTCGATTTCCCTGAAAATATCTGCTTCCAGGTCAGTAAATTTATGCTTTAAAATAATCCCGCTGCCTGTCCTGGTAAATAATTCAATTTCATTGTCTGAAATCTCCTTTATCCTGAATCCTGGATTTAAGTGGGGGGTATGTTTTTCAGAACCTGATGCCTGGGAAAAAAAAGGATCATTTCCTAAAAGCAGGACAGCCCCGGTTCCTGCTGCTGCCAGTTTTAAAAAATCCCGCCTTGAAACTTCCTTACAAGAATTATTTTTCATTATCTTCCTCCTTTATTCAGGTTTCCAGGAGCCTGAATATCCTGTGTAAAATAATCTGCCGGTTTGTAATGCACCTGTCTCCTCCCCGCGGACCCTTAAACTGGTTATGTCCCAGTTTTGTCAGGCAGTCTCCTGCACAATGCCATTTTGCAAAACAGTCCCGGCAGTATTCAATATTTTTAACTGATAATGTTCTTAAATAATCAAGCTTTTCCTGGTCAATTGAAATCTTTCCCCCTGGCAGTATTTTGCCGAAAATAAAGGTTTCAGAAAAAGGATGTGCCTTGTCTGTTACTTCCCAGCAGTTTGTCAGGTATCCTTCATGGGTAACAGCAAAATCATCAGTGCCTGCCTGGCAGAAATTTGCTGAAATCCTGGTAAACTGTGCCCCTGAATATTCAAGGCGCAGTCCTTTTTTGGCGCATAACGGCTCAAGGGTTTTATAATTTTCAATAAATTTATAAAAATCTGGTTTTTTTATCCCCCTGTTATTTATAGTATTTCTGCATATATGGACAGGCTCCATAAAAACAAGGTTTGTATTGTAATTTTCTCTTATAAAATCAATAGTTTCATCCAGGATATCTTCATTAAACCTGCTTACAGCACAGCGGATGCCGTAGGGAAAATTATGATGATCAAAATACTTCATTGTCTGGTCAAGGTATTTAAAAGAATCTTCATTATTGCCCATGGGCCTGTGGAAATCCTGGACATGGGGCAGACCGTCAAATGAGACCAGGAGTGAATGAAAATGACGGGTGATCCAGTGAAGCTGATCTTTTTTCAGCACTCCGTTGGTAGCCCCGTGAATTTTTAATCTTAAATTTTCATGTGCGCATCTTTTTTCAGCATATTCAACTATGTGTTTAACTAAATCCCATGCTGCAAAAGGTTCCCCGCCCCCGTGAAATTCCAGGCCGAAAAGGTTATTGCCTGTTTTAAGTATATGACTGATATAATACTCAACCGCACTTTCAGCAGTTTCCTTTGGCATGTTTTTTAAAACCTTGAATTCATGTGCAGCATAACAATATCTGCATTTCATATTGCAGCGGTTTGTGGGAAACAGTGCCAGGTGAGAAGGGGATAATTCTTTTGTTTTTTCTTTTCCAGGGGTTAAATTTTCAGGATTGTTTATAATTCCTTTTTTATAAGAAAGTCAATTACCTGTTTCTGCTCCAGGGAAAGGCTTGCTTCTTCTGCATTTTCAATATCTGCAATAAAGTTCAGCAGGTTTTCGTCAGCCTGGCATACAAATCCTGCAAGTGGTGCATAAAGCACTGATTTCCCTGGGTTATTTAATACAAAAACATCTGTTGTTATACTGTATTGAGACAATTATATCTTCCTGTCTGGATTTTAATTTGAAAGATAATTTAAAATAAAAACAGCTTCTTCCATGCCGATCCTTTTGTCTGTGTTTATATCCCCGTCAATTACTGGATTAACGCCTAAGCCTGATAATAACTGCAGAACCAGGACAGCGTCTTGCAGGTTAATTTGGGCATCCTGGTTTATATCGCCTTTAACCAGGGCTGTATAATCCTGGTTTGTTTGATCTCCTGTTACACTGGTGTAAGAAAGTACTGCAGGTTTGAACAAATATCCCGGCATGGCAGGGGCTGCTGTTCCTGTCCATCCCTGGCTGACATTTTGTATATAATAACCTGAATCATCTGTTATTACAGGCTCAATTCCAGGTGTGAAATTTATTTGAACGCCTTTTATACCCTGGGATTTTACATCTTTAACATATCCTGATATTTCATATGGAGCATTTACAGCATAAATATTATCCTGTGCCAGCCTGCCAATAGGCCCTTCAGGGTCAAGCAGCCTGCTTTGCTCAAAGTCAGAGAGCGCATCTTGGCTGTTCCCGTTTTTAAAATTAATTGCTCCCCTGAGAGCATAGGCTTTTGCTTTTAGAAAATCATTTGTCATTGTGTGGGCTATTGTCAGGTTTACCTGTGCCAGGGATTCATTAAAACTGTTATTGATAAATGCCTCCCATGCCCTGTTGAAATAAATACGGGGAGCAATTGCTGACTCGTTTTCATTTTCCGATATATCGTTAAAAGCATCATCGTAAAAGCCAAAAGCTTCTGCAGACATGTTTTGGTCGGATTTAACAACCCCTGAATTCATTTTTATCCCTGTATATCCGTAATCTGCGTTAAGGCTTCTGCTTAGTGCGTTTTTAAATTTTATTTCAGCAGGTTCCGTCTCTTTTAAAAGCCTGTAAATTACTCCAAGATTGTTTTCAGTGCAGATGGAACCCGGATCAGCCTGGCGGCAGTTGTTATATGCCGTAACTGCAAGTTTTCCTGTATATGCCAGCTCTGTGCCGTCTTCAATAAAAATCCCTGCATTCAGATCAGTCCAGATGCTCCCGGTTTTACCGCCGGATGAATATGATAACCTGCATTTGCCCCGGTAATATGCAGTATTTTCAGCTTGTATATTTATGGGCAGGTCTGCAGTTTCTCCTGCTGGAATTGAAAAGGGTAAGGTTTTTGCAGATGCAAAAAAGGAAGAATCAAAGCTGTATCCTGTTACAGTCAGGGCATAGGATGATTCATTAATAATTGAGGAGCTAAATTCAAGGCCCTGTCCTGGAGAAGCTGCAGTGAAAAACGGCAGGGCAGAAGCAGAGACATTTTCTTTTTCATATAATTCGCCAATCTCGGCTTCCGAAAGTGCGCGGCTGTATATCCTGACATCATCAATACATCCATTAAAATAGTCCCGGTTATTGTCGCTGTAACCGATTTGAATAAGGGCATTTTCAAATATCTTTGGTACAGCCGAAATTTGAGCAGAGGTGTCAGGCTGTCCGTCAATGTATATTACAGCATTTTTCCCGTCAAAGGTACAGGCCGCATGATGCCAGGTGCTGTCTGATGCCAGTTTTGCCGTGCTGTAAAGATTTTGTATCCCATAAAACCATAAACGCCTTGAATCTGAAGTTCCTTCCAGTATAAGGGCGTAATACTGGGCATATGAGCCTGAAGGACCGACACCCACTATTCTCGGATTGTCAACCCCGGGTCCGTCTATGCGTATCCAGGCTGCAAGTGTCAGGTTTGATATGAAAAAGGATTCATCAGCAGGGGCATTTATTTTATCGTCAATCCCGTCAAATACAAAGGCTGTATTATCTACTCCAAACCGTCCCCGGGTTAAAACCGGGCCTGCTGCATTTGCGTCATTTTCATTTATACTCTGGTCAATGGTATTGCCGTTAAAAGGATATGATGCCAGGAGTCCAATATCAAGGGATGATTCAGCAACGCTTATATATTTACTGACAGTATCAGAATTTCCCTGGCTGTCTTTCACTGTCAGGCTTATTTTGTAAAGTCCTGGATTGTTATAGGTATGAGCTGGCGGATTTTGAAGATTTGAGGATGTATTATCCCCAAAATTCCATTCCCATAAAACAGGAGAACCAGCAGACGCATCATTAACTGTTATTTTCAGGGGGGCCGTTCCTGAGTATGTATTTACTGAAAAAGCAGAATTAAGATATTTTAATGGAGAATCGGAAATTATCCATACAGGGCCGCCAGTCAGGGTTCCTGTATAATCATTATGACTTGAATCCCCTGTTTGTGTGCCTGAATTTTCATTAAACTGCCACCAGGCTTCAAGTCCTGTTTCATCTCCTTTCAGCAGGGCATTCATATTGTTTTGTATTTCTTCCTGTGAAAGCTCCCTGCTCCATATGCGTACTTCATCAATCTTCCCCTGGAAAAATTCATTATACCCCGGATTTTTGGCAATATTGAGTTTATTGACTGTTGTACCTGATGAAGGAGCAGAGCCGTAATTGTATTTTACCCCGTTCTTGTAAAAAATAATATCCGTGTCTTTAAACACAACAGCTACATGCTGCCACTGGTTAAGGCTGATCTGGGCAGGGGCCCATTCGCCTTTTCCTGTGAATATGCCGAAATTTGATGAATTTTTTAATATGGTAAGGGT from the Desulfonema limicola genome contains:
- a CDS encoding Rpn family recombination-promoting nuclease/putative transposase translates to MKDKIDPLIDCVFKSILGSEKNKNLLIHFLNAVLELKKGERIYDAAILNPYNEREFTGDKLSVVDVKAKDEKGSMYQIEVQLAIHADIKARMLYTWSTVYRSQMEKGEDYEKLKPAISIWILDKNLFQDVDSCHLPFLVYNPENKIILTDHLSIHVIQVPKWKHKGKIDNEKDRWIYLFKEGRNTDPENPPEILNTKEMRQVMQVLKDFSENQRNYLLYQSRREAIIKENTIIKRYEEKAEELKKALKEKEDALKEKKKADEKIKSLMMLLKEKGIEIPDER
- a CDS encoding Rpn family recombination-promoting nuclease/putative transposase translates to MKDKIDPLIDCVFKSILGSEKNKNLLIHFLNAVLELKKGERIYDAAILNPYNEREFTGDKLSVVDVKAKDEKGSMYQIEVQLAIHADIKARMLYTWSTVYRSQMEKGEDYEKLKPAISIWILDKNLFQDVDSCHLPFSVYNPENKIILTDHLSIHVIQVPKWKHKDKIDNEKDRWIYLFKEGRNTDPENPPEILNTKEMRQVMQVLKDFSENQRNYLLYQSRREAIIKENTIIKRYEEKAEELKKALKEKKKAFKDREDAFKEKEKAFKEKENALKEKKKADEKIKSLMMLLKEKGIEIPDER
- a CDS encoding PD-(D/E)XK nuclease family transposase — translated: MKDKIDPLIDCVFKSILGSEKNKNLLIHFLNAVLELKKGERI
- a CDS encoding Rpn family recombination-promoting nuclease/putative transposase — its product is MKDKIDPLIDCVFKSILGSEKNKNLLIHFLNAVLELKKGERIYDAAILNPYNEREFTGDKLSVVDVKAKDEKGSMYQIEVQLAIHADIKARMLYTWSTVYRSQMEKGEDYEKLKPAISIWILDKNLFQDVDSCHLPFLVYNPENKIIFTDHLSIHVIQLPKWKHKGKIDNEKDRWIYLFKEGRNTDPENPPEILNTKEMRQVMQVLKDFSENQRNYLLYQSRREAIIKENTIIKRYEETAEELKKALKEKKKAFKDREDAFKEKEKAFKDREDAFKEKEDALKEKKKADEKIKSLMMLLKEKGIEIPDER
- a CDS encoding glycoside hydrolase family 10 protein, which encodes MAYLKKILLFLIIAIISFPGCSKIYWEDKWIYDSFISFPQKQEVKIVSTPPAFLWVDGKYAGKTPLDVELSYIVNQLNLKKQKVKESFGGQKEILDQEQKTENIMGTGKHTFHFKAPGFHDLFLPLEFSVKPGTVPESVKVSLQKKAVSDHIVSCSFKISAEKKDFDDIEKIISDHAITPEIIKNPGIPVLVSDPDRYEQTFSMKLKDSNSFQSLIDTLYSHSKKRHIKLNASEFNIQAKLSTNPEREFRAVWISYIDWPGNQKKPAAQKQSLIKMLDEFKALNFNAVIFHARVEGDALYKSDIEPWSRQLTGTQGIDPGYDPLEFIINEAHKRGMELHAWINPYRVNISIKCSSSLPNAHNHISKTRPEWILNIRMSNNSKCYKMLNPGIPEVIDYLSSITQDIVTKYNVDGIHFDDMFYPYPFKDFNGITWEDSETYKKYKKGDISIQDWRRQNVNQLVKQVNERIKKIKKHVRFGVSPFGVWQKNMPKGINGMSAYDTIYSDALAWLENRSIDYLAPQLYWKIGSSPDYEKLLSWWGQKVKQAQRHIYPGQIVFYVKPGQNTGLTAKPESSQDILDQINLNRENRSINVLGNTLYRAVNIQNKILGTDEFKNMLAKGFYATPALPPSMPWLQNLIPDAPGNVSISIENNSIILKWDKPGSKQDYWKYTVYTANNQDIIDGKSFEDAVHLIAVTGENSISIPKHISMQKGDYLFIKSVSQNNIESRLSEHVRIE
- a CDS encoding radical SAM/SPASM domain-containing protein produces the protein MPDKYKITCDLFTLDYKDDLQVLYAPKLGFVCAVNHDMINLLAQLDTLDIAALNHEQKAALDYLAQKGVLNGSKEITLSKSLPEKFTPAMVTLFPTNQCNLRCRYCYASAGDKPPEFMDFSCAKGSVDLVINNLGQLNRKTLNLGFHGGGEPLLPWDFIRRTVEYAKEQCEKKGLELSVFSATNGVLSEKKLEWIIKHFKNLNISFDGLPHVQDYHRPMPGKKGSFEFVNNTMKFLDDHDFQYGIRNTISSYNVEIMEESMDYIAENYKSRQVHFEPLFFCGRCKTSSSLMPDLKLFESSFRKCESKSREYNMFFTYSGSRLETLTDSFCGVSNDNFAVTCSGHITTCYEITSLDDPKSETFFLGRIDNKGNLFIDNNKREFLHSLTVNNLPFCQDCFARWHCAGDCPLKLGHTDYKGNRGHGRCELNRQLTRTRLISLLEGTYYNPLMNNFQPGKNPKEKQNE
- a CDS encoding twin-arginine translocation signal domain-containing protein, whose amino-acid sequence is MKNNSCKEVSRRDFLKLAAAGTGAVLLLGNDPFFSQASGSEKHTPHLNPGFRIKEISDNEIELFTRTGSGIILKHKFTDLEADIFREIEKQGSITSIIQAIASKHNISRELSQKKVSALLHEFEDAKLIYYGNKMIVKVSGIKNAG